The genomic interval ATCAGTTCCTCGACCGGACACGCGGCCGCATCAGCACGTTCTTCGGTAACGGCATCGTCGCGCACGTCTCGCTGGCGCACCCGGTCTGTCAGGACCTCGCCGCCGTCGTGGCGGACGCGGCGGAGGCGGCGGGCGCCAACGTGCATCGGGGTGGGACGTATGTCTGCATGGAAGGACCGCAGTTCTCGACGCTGGCCGAGTCGCAGTTGTACCGGTCGTGGAACATGGACATCATCGGGATGACCAACCTGCAGGAGGCGAAACTGGCGCGCGAGGCGGAGATCTGTTATTCGACCCTCGCCCTGGTCACCGACTACGACTGCTGGCATCCCGAACACGATCAGGTGACGGTCGAAATGATCGTCGAGATACTGCACGCGAATGCCGCGATGGCCCAGCGTGCGATCGCCAATGTCGCGGCGCACCTGCCGGTCGCCAGGAGCTGCCCTTGCGCGACCGCCCTTCGCAACGCCATCATCACGCGCCCGGACGCGATCCCGGCGGGGACACGGGGCGCGCTCGAGCCGATCATCGGGAAGTACCTCTGATGGGGCAGCCGGTTCTGACCGTCGGGTCCGTCGCGTTCGATTCGGTCATCACGCCGTTTGGCGAGGCATCGCGCATCCTGGGTGGTGCCGCCACGTACTTCAGCGTTGCCGCGTCTTATTTCACCGACGTCCGCCTGGTCGCGGTGGTGGGGGAGGACTTCGGCAGCGAGCAGATGCACGTGTTCGAAGGTCGGCCGATCGACCTCGCCGGGCTGCAACGGGTGCCCGGCGAGACGTTCCGCTGGAAGGGCGAGTACGGGCACGACCTGAACAGCCGCGAGACGATCTACACGCATCTGAACGTTTTCAGCGAGTTCCGGCCGCACATCCCGGCGGCGTACCGGTCGAGTCCCATCGTTTTTCTTGCGAACATCCACCCGGCCCTGCAGCTGGAGGTGCTCGATCAGATCGATGCGCCCGAGTTCGTCGCGATGGACACGATGAACTACTGGATCGAAGGGACTCCGGAAGAGCTTCGGGCGGTGCTCCGGAGGGTGCACGCCGTCGTCATCAATGACGAAGAGGCGCGCCAGTTGAGCGGCGAAGCGAACCTCGTCAAGGCGGCCCGTGCGATCCGCTCGATGGGGCCCGGCCGCGTCGTGATCAAGCGGGGAGAGCATGGTGTGCTGATGACGCGTGACGACGGTTTCTTCGCCACGCCCGGGTTGCCGCTCGAGGAGGTGTCGGACCCCACCGGGGCGGGCGATACTTTCGCCGGGGGATTCGTCGGCCACCTGGCGGCGGCCCGCGACCGGTCGGATGCCGCGGTGACCCGCGCGGTGATCTGCGGCAGCGCCATGGCGTCGCTCACCGTCGAGGATTTCGGCCTGCGGCGCCTGCTCGCGCTCGACCGCGACGACATCCGTTTCCGCCTCGACGCGTTCAAGCGGCTCACCCATTTCGATGCGCTCTGAGGGTTTCCACACGCTGCTGCTCGCGCTCGTGGTGGTCGGCGTCGTCGGCTGGACCACCGCGCTCGTTGCCGCGCCGTACGTCCTGGCGCACCCGGACCCGGCCACCGGCGTCGCGTTTGCCGCTACGGGGACGTACCTTGCCGCGAGCCTGGTCTGCCACCAGTTGCCCGAGCGGTCCTTCCACCCCTGGGCGCGCAAGCTGCCGGTCTGCGCCCGTTGCGCCGGGTTGTACGGGGGCGCCCTCGGAGGTCTGCTTCTTGTTCCGTGGCCGGCCGGCGCGCGGCGGACGCGGGCGGTAATCGCGGCGGCGGCCATTCCGACCGTGGCCACGTTCCTGCTGGAGTCGGTCGGCGTGTGGGATCCGGGAAACGCGATCCGCTTCGCGGCGGCGCTTCCCCTCGGCGCCTCGGTGGCCTGGTTCGTCGCGAACGCCGCACGCGGAGTGGTTTAATCTTCGGCGATGGCACAACGTTCCGGCACGACCGACACACCGGCCGCCGCGCTCGTATGCGTCGTTGCCTGGGCGATGCCGGGGGCGGGGCATCTGTGGCTCGGGCGGACCGTGAAGGGCGCGGTGTTCCTGGTGGCGCTGCCACTGATGTTCGCACTCGGTCTGGGCCTGGAAGGGGAGCTGTACCCCGTCGATCCGTCACGTCCTCTCGTGGCCCTGCAGGGACTGGCCGATCTGGGGATCGGCCTGCCGTACCTGGTAGCGGTCGCGGCGGGGCTGGGGGACGGGCGTGTCGCCGCCGCCACGTATGAATACGGGAACACGTTTCTGGTGGTTGCCGGCCTGCTGAACGTGTTGGTGGTTCTCGATGCCTTCGACATCGCCCGGGGGAGGAAGTAGCCCATGGCGAGCCACTTCCTGTTGCTGATCGTCTTCGCGGCGTTCGTCTCCCTCGTTTTCGCGATGCTCATGCGGGATGAACCGCGCGAGCAGGCGCGCTACGGCGGCCTGCTTTTCGCCACCTTCGTTCTCGCGGCGATGGTGTTCGGCTGGTTGATGTACCCCTTTCCGCTGTGAGCGCGCTCCACCGCCGACGCATCGGACGTGCGCTCTGGATCTGGGGACCGGCTCTTGTCCTGACAGCGGCGATCTTCGCCGTTTCGCACTCGTCGGCGCCGCCCTTCGCAGGCAGCGTGCCTGACTACTGGGCCCACATGGGGATCTACGCGCTGCTGAGCGCCGCGGTCCTGCATGGGCTGCAGCGGGGAGACTGGCGCAATGTCACTCTCGCCCGCGTCGTCGTGGCGGTGTTGCTGTCGGCGGGATATGGACTGACGGACGAGTACCACCAGGCGTTCGTGCCGGGACGGACGCCATCGGCGCGGGACGTTGCCGCAGACGTCGCCGGGGGAGTCGTGGGCGCGGGCGGTGCGTGGGTCTGGAGTATAGTGTTGGCCGGTCGGCGCGGCCGGCGCCACACCTCTCATGGATCCTGAGAATTCGAGCGGCGCGGACAGTCTGGCAATTGAACATGACGGGGCAATCGCCACCGTCACCGTCACGCGGCCGAAGGTGTTGAACGCGCTGAACGTCGCGACCGTTGCGGCGTTGCACGCGGCGATGGACGAACTGGCGCGGGACGACGCCGTCCGCGTGATCATCCTGACGGGTTCGGGCGATCGGGCGTTCATCGCCGGCGCCGACATCGGGGAACTGGCGCCGCTTACTCCGGTCGCGGCCGAGGCGCTCGCCCGGCGCGGGCACGCGCTGTGCCACTTCATCGAACAGATGGGCAAGCCGGTGATCGCTGCGGTCAACGGCTTCGCCCTTGGCGGCGGATGCGAACTGGCGATGGCCTGCACCATCCGGATTGCCGCCGACACGGCCAAGCTCGGCCAGCCGGAGATCAAGCTCGGGCTGATACCGGGCTACGGCGGCACGCAGCGACTGCCACGCCTTGTCGGCCGGGGGCGGGCGCTGGAACTGATGCTGATCGGGGACCCGATCGACGCCGTGGAGGCGTACCGGATTGGGCTGGTGAACCGCGTGGTACCGCTGGCGGATCTCCGGCGCGAGGCGCAGGCATTGGCGCAGACGATCGCGGAGCGGGCGCCGGTCGCGGCGGGCTACATTCTCGACGCGGTGGAGCAGGGTCTCGGCATGACGCTTGTCGACGGCTGCGCCCATGAGGCGTCGCTCTTTGGCCTCGGCGCGGCGACGGACGATTGGCGCGAGGGGACGGGCGCGTTCCTCGAGAAGCGTCGCGCGAAGTTCACGGGGTCATGAAGGACACGCCGGTCATCGAAGGAGCGGCCGATGCATCCGGATTGCGAATCGCGTTGGTCGTCTCCGCCTATCACGGCGCGATTACGGGTGCGCTCAGAGACGGCGCGCTCGATGCGCTGGGGGAGGCAGGGGCCGACACGGCCGCTGCCGTGACGGTGATCGACGCCCCCGGCGCCTTCGAGATTCCGTTCGCCGCCCGCTGCGCGGCGGCGAGCGGACGTTTCGATGCGGTGGTCTGCCTCGGTTGCATCGTGCGGGGCGAGACGCCCCACTTCGACGTGCTCGCGTCGGCGGTTTGCCATGCCATCGCCGCGGCGTCCCAATCCACCAATGTGCCCATTACGTTCGGCGTGCTGACCACCAACACCATGGCGGAGGCGGAGGTGCGTTCGCGGGGTAACGACAACAAGGGGCGCGAGGCGGCGCTGGCGGCCGTGCAGTTGGCGAACGTGCAGCGCCAACTGCTGTGGTGACCGCGCGGGCGGACAGCCGTCGCGAACGCCACCGGATCCGCGAAACGGCGCTGCAGTTGCTCTATCAGTGGGAAGTGGCCGCGATCGCGATGGGCGAGGCGGACGACGCGGACGACGCGCTCGCGCTGTTCTGGTCCACCCATCCGGCCCCGAAGACCCGGCAGGCAGGCGCGCTGCGCCTGGCGCGAGGCACCGTGGGAGCGCTCCCGACGATCGATCCGTTGATTGAGAGTCACGCCGAGCACTGGCGGCCGGAACGGATGGCCGTGATCGATCGGCTGATCATGCGGCTGGCGATCTACGAGATGCTGGTGGAGCGGATGCCGCCGGCCGTCGCGATTGACGAGGCGCTGGAGCTGGCCAGGACGTTCAGCGGCGAGGAGGCCGTCCGATTCATCAACGGCGTGCTGGACGCGATCCGACGCGATGCGGTCGGCGCCGTGACGGTGGAGGACGCTGCAGACAGTGAGTGACGAACAGCGCCGGCAGCGGCGGGCCGTGGGCGCGCGGATCAGCGATGAAGACGCGCTGACTCGGGTTCGCAGGCTGCTCTCGAGGGCTCGTAAGCACCCGGATTATCCCCTGGGCCGCAGATCCCTCAATGCCATTCTGAAGTCGACCAAACTGCGCCAGGACTTGGTGGATCGCAAGGAGCGCCGCGCGTATTTGGAGGAACTCCTTGCCGGCCAGCCCGATATCGAGAAGTTCGAGTACGGCGAGAAGATTCTTTACGCGTTGAAGGAGCGCGACGACGAAGAGCTTGGCAATCAGCGCCAACAGAGGCTGGCGAATCACGGCGCGCTACGCGCACTGGGCATCGATCCCTACCCCGCCCGCTACGACTTGGCCGAGAGCGTCTCCGAGATCGTCGATAAACACGGCGAGAGTTCGAGAGAGGAGCTTGACGAAGCGCCTCGGGAGACGGTGACGGCCGGGCGGATCATCGCAATTCGGAGCTTCGGCAAGGCCAACTTTCTGGTCTTGTCAGACGGTCGGCGTCAGTTGCAGGTCTACGTACGCACCGACTCGCTCAGCGTTCGCGACTTCAGTGGCTTCAAGCTGCTTGATATCGGCGACCTGGTCGGGGCTGCCGGCCGTCTTTTCCGAACTCGGACGAACGAGCTTACCGTGTGGGCGCGGAGCCTGGCGTTCCTCGCCAAGTGCTTCGAACCGTTGCCGGAGAAGTGGAACAAGCTCTCGGACGTAGAGACGCGGTACCGTCAGCGTTATCTCGACCTGATCGTGAATCGGCGCTCGCGGGAGGTCTTCGAGACGCGCAGCCGCATCCTTGCCGCCATCCGCCGGTTCCTCGACGACCGTGGATTCCTGGAGGTCGAGACGCCGATGATGCAGCCGATCGCCGGCGGCGCCCTTGCTCGGCCGTTCGTCACCCACCACAACGCGCTCGATCTGCCGTTGTACCTGCGGGTGGCCCCGGAGCTCTACCTCAAGCGGCTCGTCGTCGGCGGGATGGAGCGCGTGTACGAGATCAACCGCAACTTCCGGAACGAGGGCATCTCGACGCGGCACAACCCCGAGTTCACGATGCTGGAGTTCTACGAGGCGTACAGCCACTACGAGGCACTGATGGAGCTGACCGAGTCGCTGATCGAGGCGGTCGCCGACGACGTGCTCGGCCGGCGGGAGTGCGTCTTCGACGGCGAGACGATAAGCCTCTCCGCCCCCTTTGCTCGCTCCACGCTGCGCTCGGCGGCGGCCGGCGCCGCGTCCGAGCGCCTTGGACACGAGATCCCGGAGTCCACCCTGCGCGATCGGACAGCGTGCGCGGCGCTTGCCGCGGACCTCGGCGTGGAGGTGCCCGCCGCCGCCGGCGCGGGCTGGACCGCCACGGCGATCTTCGAGCACCTGTGCGAGCCGTCGCTGGTGCAGCCGACATTCATCTACGACTTCCCGACCGAGGTGTCGCCGCTCTCGAAGCAGCGCCCTGACGATTCCGACACCGTGGAGCGTTTCGAGCTGTTCGCCGGCGGCATGGAGCTGGCGAACGCGTTCTCCGAGCTGAACGACCCGGCGGAACAGCGCCGCCGGTTCGAGGCGCAGCAGGCGGCGCGCCGCGCGGACGGCGGTCGCGACGAGGAGGCGCACGCCATGGATGAGGACTACGTCCGCGCGCTGGAATACGGATTGCCTCCCACGGGCGGGGAGGGAGTCGG from Acidobacteriota bacterium carries:
- the mtnP gene encoding S-methyl-5'-thioadenosine phosphorylase; its protein translation is MADLAGREQRVIETPFGDPSAPLVIGTLAGHRMAFLARHGAGHRLMPSELNFRANIYALKTLGVEWIVSASAVGSLQERYSPKDVVVPDQFLDRTRGRISTFFGNGIVAHVSLAHPVCQDLAAVVADAAEAAGANVHRGGTYVCMEGPQFSTLAESQLYRSWNMDIIGMTNLQEAKLAREAEICYSTLALVTDYDCWHPEHDQVTVEMIVEILHANAAMAQRAIANVAAHLPVARSCPCATALRNAIITRPDAIPAGTRGALEPIIGKYL
- a CDS encoding sugar kinase, which encodes MGQPVLTVGSVAFDSVITPFGEASRILGGAATYFSVAASYFTDVRLVAVVGEDFGSEQMHVFEGRPIDLAGLQRVPGETFRWKGEYGHDLNSRETIYTHLNVFSEFRPHIPAAYRSSPIVFLANIHPALQLEVLDQIDAPEFVAMDTMNYWIEGTPEELRAVLRRVHAVVINDEEARQLSGEANLVKAARAIRSMGPGRVVIKRGEHGVLMTRDDGFFATPGLPLEEVSDPTGAGDTFAGGFVGHLAAARDRSDAAVTRAVICGSAMASLTVEDFGLRRLLALDRDDIRFRLDAFKRLTHFDAL
- a CDS encoding DUF2085 domain-containing protein translates to MRSEGFHTLLLALVVVGVVGWTTALVAAPYVLAHPDPATGVAFAATGTYLAASLVCHQLPERSFHPWARKLPVCARCAGLYGGALGGLLLVPWPAGARRTRAVIAAAAIPTVATFLLESVGVWDPGNAIRFAAALPLGASVAWFVANAARGVV
- a CDS encoding VanZ family protein, whose protein sequence is MSALHRRRIGRALWIWGPALVLTAAIFAVSHSSAPPFAGSVPDYWAHMGIYALLSAAVLHGLQRGDWRNVTLARVVVAVLLSAGYGLTDEYHQAFVPGRTPSARDVAADVAGGVVGAGGAWVWSIVLAGRRGRRHTSHGS
- a CDS encoding 6,7-dimethyl-8-ribityllumazine synthase; protein product: MKDTPVIEGAADASGLRIALVVSAYHGAITGALRDGALDALGEAGADTAAAVTVIDAPGAFEIPFAARCAAASGRFDAVVCLGCIVRGETPHFDVLASAVCHAIAAASQSTNVPITFGVLTTNTMAEAEVRSRGNDNKGREAALAAVQLANVQRQLLW
- the nusB gene encoding transcription antitermination factor NusB, encoding MVTARADSRRERHRIRETALQLLYQWEVAAIAMGEADDADDALALFWSTHPAPKTRQAGALRLARGTVGALPTIDPLIESHAEHWRPERMAVIDRLIMRLAIYEMLVERMPPAVAIDEALELARTFSGEEAVRFINGVLDAIRRDAVGAVTVEDAADSE
- the lysS gene encoding lysine--tRNA ligase — encoded protein: MKERDDEELGNQRQQRLANHGALRALGIDPYPARYDLAESVSEIVDKHGESSREELDEAPRETVTAGRIIAIRSFGKANFLVLSDGRRQLQVYVRTDSLSVRDFSGFKLLDIGDLVGAAGRLFRTRTNELTVWARSLAFLAKCFEPLPEKWNKLSDVETRYRQRYLDLIVNRRSREVFETRSRILAAIRRFLDDRGFLEVETPMMQPIAGGALARPFVTHHNALDLPLYLRVAPELYLKRLVVGGMERVYEINRNFRNEGISTRHNPEFTMLEFYEAYSHYEALMELTESLIEAVADDVLGRRECVFDGETISLSAPFARSTLRSAAAGAASERLGHEIPESTLRDRTACAALAADLGVEVPAAAGAGWTATAIFEHLCEPSLVQPTFIYDFPTEVSPLSKQRPDDSDTVERFELFAGGMELANAFSELNDPAEQRRRFEAQQAARRADGGRDEEAHAMDEDYVRALEYGLPPTGGEGVGIDRLVMLLTDSPSIRDVILFPLMRPRSAPARDE